One genomic segment of Panicum virgatum strain AP13 chromosome 2N, P.virgatum_v5, whole genome shotgun sequence includes these proteins:
- the LOC120660715 gene encoding tetraspanin-8-like, whose protein sequence is MAFRLSNNLIGILNFVTFLLSIPILGAGIWLGHRGDDTECARYLAAPVIALGVFLLVVSLAGLVGACCRVTWLLWVYLLAMFALILALFCLTVFAFVVTNRGAGEAVSGRGYKEYRLGDYSSWLQKRVESTKNWNRIRSCLQDSKVCKSLQDKRETFADFIRSDLSPIQSGCCKPPTSCNFTYVNGTDWTKTPTISPTADPDCSTWSNEALCYDCQSCKAGVVATLKRDWKRVAVVNIVFLVFIIIVYSVGCCAFRNNRRDNAYRSGGWKGGYA, encoded by the exons atggCGTTCCGGCTGAGCAACAACCTCATCGGCATCCTCAACTTCGTCACCTTCCTGCTCTCCATCCCGATCCTCGGCGCCGGCATCTGGCTGGGCCACCGCGGCGATGACACCGAGTGCGCGCGGTACCTCGCCGCGCCCGTCATCGCGCTCGGGGtcttcctcctcgtcgtctCCCTCGCGGGGCTCGTCGGCGCCTGCTGCCGCGTCACCTGGCTGCTCTGGGTCTACCTCCTCGCCATGTTCGCCCTCATCCTTGCCCTCTTCTGCCTCACCGTCTTCGCCTTCGTCGTCACCAACCGCGGCGCCGGGGAGGCCGTCTCCGGCCGCGGCTACAAGGAGTACCGCCTCGGGGACTACTCCAGCTGGCTGCAGAAGCGCGTGGAGAGCACCAAGAACTGGAACAGGATCAGGAGCTGCCTCCAGGACTCCAAGGTCTGCAAGAGCTTGCAGGACAAGAGGGAGACGTTCGCCGACTTCATCCGCTCCGACCTCTCACCCATCCAG TCCGGCTGCTGCAAGCCCCCCACCAGCTGCAACTTCACCTACGTGAACGGCACGGACTGGACCAAGACCCCCACGATCAGCCCGACGGCGGACCCGGACTGCAGCACCTGGAGCAACGAGGCGCTCTGCTACGACTGCCAGTCCTGCAAGGCCGGCGTGGTGGCCACCTTGAAGCGGGACTGGAAGCGCGTCGCCGTCGTGAACATCGTCTTCctcgtcttcatcatcatcgtctaCTCCGTCGGCTGCTGCGCGTTCCGGAACAACCGCAGGGACAACGCCTACCGCAGCGGCGGCTGGAAGGGCGGCTACGCCTGA